Below is a window of uncultured Cohaesibacter sp. DNA.
TCCGATGACGCGCAGGCTATGACGCGCGCTCCCATCAATTTGCCGATCTCCACCGCAGCAAGTCCCACCCCTCCCGCAGCGCCAAGCACGGCCAGCGTCTCCCCCGGCTGCATCCGCGCCCGGCTTCTCAGACCATAAATGGTCGTACCATAGGTGATCACCAGACCGGCAGCTTCGGCAAAGCCGAGCGGATCGGGCATCGTGATCGCCTCTTCGGCTGGCACCACGACATAATCCCGCGCGCCACCCCAGCGGATATAGCTGATCGCCTTCTGGCCCACCCGAACGGACTGAACGCCCTCGCCGACCTCTTCGATCACACCGGCAATCTCGCCAGCCGGCGAGAAGGGCAGATCGGGAGTGAATTGATATTTGTCGCGCAGAATCAGCGTGTCAAAGAAATTGAGCGCCGCCGCCTTGACCCGGATAAGCACCTCCCCCGGACCGGCTTTCGGCTTGTCTATCTCGACCAGTTTCAGATTATCCACGCCCTCGAAGGCATCACACATGATCGCCCGCATGATCAGCTCCCATTCTCATCCACCTCCCCATGCCTAGCATGGCGGGATGACTGCACAAAGATGCAAACAGCATCCATGAGACAAAAGGCGACCATGCCATTGCGCCTTATCAGGATCGGCGAGAATGCTGATCCCTCGCCATGCCTTAAAGCGCCAGCAGCGAAGCGGCCCCGGCATCAAACAAGGCACAGACGGTTTCATTTGCCGCAAGATTGG
It encodes the following:
- a CDS encoding NADPH:quinone oxidoreductase family protein, with translation MRAIMCDAFEGVDNLKLVEIDKPKAGPGEVLIRVKAAALNFFDTLILRDKYQFTPDLPFSPAGEIAGVIEEVGEGVQSVRVGQKAISYIRWGGARDYVVVPAEEAITMPDPLGFAEAAGLVITYGTTIYGLRSRARMQPGETLAVLGAAGGVGLAAVEIGKLMGARVIACASSDEKLQLCEAHGADDLLNYKSSDLKQTLKDMTDGHGVDVVYDPVGGDLSEAALRATGWYGRFLVVGFASGTIPKMPLNLVMLKGVDLLGVFWGEAVRREPADHAANMKQIMTWVAERKLKPHIDRRYPLEETADAIRAIANREAKGKVVITL